The proteins below are encoded in one region of Syntrophotalea carbinolica DSM 2380:
- a CDS encoding universal stress protein produces the protein MKILLPVNHSEISSRIIEGLAERIHWLPPGTVTLLHVVDMDRLAYRMIPDFQLEMVSAQAAEAGSVLLEKQAALLREAGFTVELRMETGAPREVIPRIANDENFALLVLGRRSSGEVRDVLFGSVTNHALHRVRCPVLLF, from the coding sequence ATGAAGATCCTTCTGCCCGTCAATCATTCGGAAATCAGCTCGCGGATCATCGAGGGGCTCGCGGAACGCATTCACTGGCTGCCGCCCGGCACCGTGACGCTGCTGCACGTGGTCGATATGGACCGGCTTGCGTACCGGATGATTCCCGACTTTCAACTGGAAATGGTCTCCGCCCAAGCCGCCGAGGCCGGCAGTGTTCTGCTGGAAAAGCAGGCCGCTTTGCTGCGGGAGGCAGGGTTCACGGTCGAGCTGCGTATGGAGACCGGGGCTCCCCGCGAAGTCATTCCGCGGATCGCCAACGACGAAAACTTCGCATTACTGGTACTCGGGCGTCGCAGCAGCGGCGAAGTGCGCGATGTCCTGTTCGGCAGCGTGACGAATCATGCCCTGCATCGGGTACGGTGCCCGGTTCTGCTGTTCTGA
- a CDS encoding sulfite exporter TauE/SafE family protein has translation MIDPTWYHMVFLALVGVMAGILNVLAGGGSLLTLPLLIFMGLPAATANGTNRIAILVQNLFAISGFHRHGVLSWRLAMVCAGPAIAGSYLGARLALQVDEALFRQLLAGIMLGVLALTLWDPMKERQAQAVRLSPGRLAVLLASFFMVGVYGGFVQAGVGFLIIAALLFQGLDLVQTNAIKVTIICFFTLVALAVFMRHGQVNYPLGLSLAAGNACGGWLAAHLAVKKGHAWIKRIVSLAIIVFAVKLLLG, from the coding sequence ATGATCGATCCGACCTGGTACCACATGGTTTTTCTGGCTCTGGTCGGGGTTATGGCCGGGATCCTCAATGTGCTGGCCGGCGGCGGCTCTCTGCTGACCTTGCCGCTGTTGATTTTCATGGGGTTGCCGGCAGCCACCGCCAACGGCACCAACCGTATCGCCATCCTGGTGCAGAACCTGTTCGCCATCTCCGGCTTTCACCGGCATGGGGTTTTGTCCTGGCGGCTGGCCATGGTATGCGCCGGTCCGGCCATCGCCGGCAGCTATCTTGGCGCACGTCTGGCCCTGCAGGTCGATGAGGCGCTTTTTCGGCAGCTGCTTGCCGGCATCATGCTCGGCGTGCTGGCGCTGACTCTGTGGGATCCGATGAAAGAGCGACAGGCCCAAGCCGTGCGTCTTTCACCTGGACGACTGGCGGTCTTGCTGGCGAGTTTTTTTATGGTGGGCGTTTATGGCGGGTTCGTGCAGGCAGGCGTCGGATTTCTGATTATCGCGGCCCTGTTGTTTCAGGGCCTTGATCTGGTGCAGACCAATGCCATCAAGGTGACCATCATCTGTTTCTTTACCCTTGTTGCCCTGGCCGTTTTCATGCGTCACGGCCAGGTAAACTACCCCCTCGGTTTATCGCTGGCTGCAGGCAACGCCTGCGGCGGCTGGCTGGCCGCACACCTGGCTGTGAAAAAGGGACACGCCTGGATAAAAAGGATCGTGTCCCTGGCGATCATAGTGTTTGCCGTCAAGCTTTTGTTGGGGTGA
- a CDS encoding PEP/pyruvate-binding domain-containing protein: protein MNMVVDLTTARDLSRRQIGGKAWALAQWHAQGAQVPGGIVVTTDAYERFLWETRLADRLHMELGRKDFTEMRWEELWDAGLRIRHLFLKTPLPEALETELTRALPETIRTVPVAVRSSAPEEDGGKESFAGLHESYVNVQGLPEIMHAVKRVWASLWSDRALLYRRELRLGVEHSRMAVLIQPLVVGDRSGIAFSRSPGNADEALVEAVWGLNQGLVDGIVEPDRWRLKRADGTILEHVIPHRMHQLVPEGGSLQRQALPHDRASRPPLDGETLRQVWKLAATAEQVFGSPQDVEWTINAGGLWALQARPVTALAGDSDDERGWYLSLRRSVDQLESLRQTLEKNLLPAMARRAEHWQKQLAPEMSSEALGDALRSLHREVLRWRHAYRQLCIPMAHGMRLFGQFFNDTLCPDDPFAFVPLLGDGTLLSTQRNRSLLEIAEQLGQAPELLPLLKKGAELPTDHPLTKAVARFDTRWGRLLWPGASAPQRSDALLRLLVQMVEPSPQAQSFQPMDAETFMRKVPAGQRAFAARLLEVARASYRLRDDDNIYLGGLEACLEQALVKSRQRLATESSPALQQALEAVETATESTAAAEPSGHTTTPWQEITARQLVGQPAGPGLARGRARVVTKPEQLADFQRGEILVCDAVDPVMTVVAPLAAAVVERRGGMLIHGAIIAREYGLPCVTGVPDATQRIRNGDRLTVDGYMGLVIRHGMETLNPVPPAG from the coding sequence ATGAACATGGTGGTGGACCTGACAACAGCACGGGATTTATCCCGGCGGCAGATCGGTGGCAAAGCCTGGGCCCTGGCGCAATGGCATGCGCAGGGGGCCCAGGTTCCGGGTGGCATTGTCGTGACAACCGACGCCTATGAACGATTCCTTTGGGAAACGCGCCTTGCCGATCGCCTGCACATGGAGCTGGGGCGCAAGGACTTCACCGAGATGCGCTGGGAGGAGCTGTGGGATGCAGGGTTGCGCATCCGACACCTGTTTTTAAAAACCCCGCTACCCGAAGCTCTGGAAACCGAACTGACCAGAGCACTCCCGGAAACCATACGGACCGTGCCGGTGGCGGTTCGCTCTTCAGCCCCCGAAGAAGACGGCGGCAAGGAGTCCTTTGCCGGGTTACACGAATCGTACGTCAATGTGCAGGGCTTGCCGGAAATCATGCACGCCGTGAAACGGGTCTGGGCATCCTTGTGGTCGGATCGGGCGCTGTTGTATCGCCGGGAATTGCGGCTGGGCGTGGAACACAGTCGGATGGCGGTACTCATTCAGCCACTGGTGGTCGGAGATCGTTCCGGAATCGCCTTCAGCCGCAGTCCCGGCAACGCCGATGAGGCTTTGGTCGAGGCTGTCTGGGGATTGAATCAGGGCCTGGTGGATGGCATCGTCGAGCCGGATCGCTGGCGATTGAAGCGCGCCGATGGCACCATCCTCGAGCATGTCATCCCGCATCGGATGCATCAACTGGTGCCCGAGGGCGGCAGCTTGCAGCGACAGGCCCTGCCCCATGATCGCGCCAGCCGACCGCCCCTCGATGGCGAGACCCTGCGACAGGTATGGAAACTGGCGGCAACCGCCGAGCAGGTTTTCGGTTCGCCGCAGGATGTGGAGTGGACCATCAACGCAGGAGGCCTGTGGGCGTTGCAGGCGCGTCCGGTCACCGCCCTGGCGGGGGATTCCGACGACGAGCGCGGTTGGTACCTGAGTCTGCGGCGCAGTGTCGATCAACTTGAGAGTTTGCGTCAGACATTGGAAAAAAACCTGTTGCCGGCCATGGCAAGGCGGGCCGAGCATTGGCAGAAACAGCTGGCCCCGGAGATGTCATCCGAAGCGCTGGGCGACGCACTGCGATCGTTGCATCGGGAGGTTTTGCGGTGGCGGCATGCGTACCGGCAGTTATGCATCCCCATGGCCCACGGGATGCGGCTGTTCGGCCAGTTTTTCAACGACACGCTATGCCCGGACGATCCCTTCGCTTTTGTCCCATTGTTGGGTGACGGCACTTTGCTCAGCACGCAACGCAACCGGTCTTTACTGGAAATTGCGGAACAGCTGGGACAGGCGCCGGAGTTGCTGCCACTGTTGAAAAAGGGCGCCGAACTGCCCACAGACCACCCGCTAACCAAGGCCGTGGCGCGTTTCGACACCCGCTGGGGCCGGCTTTTGTGGCCGGGGGCCTCCGCGCCACAAAGATCCGATGCGTTGTTGCGCTTACTGGTACAGATGGTTGAGCCATCGCCACAAGCGCAAAGCTTTCAGCCCATGGACGCCGAAACCTTTATGCGCAAAGTGCCTGCCGGGCAACGTGCTTTTGCGGCACGGTTGCTGGAGGTCGCTCGGGCCAGTTACCGATTGCGGGATGATGACAACATCTACCTCGGGGGCCTTGAGGCCTGCCTCGAGCAGGCTCTGGTCAAAAGCCGCCAGCGCCTCGCGACAGAATCGAGCCCCGCCTTGCAACAGGCCCTGGAAGCGGTCGAAACCGCCACGGAGTCAACAGCGGCCGCCGAACCGTCGGGGCACACAACCACACCCTGGCAGGAAATAACCGCCAGACAACTTGTCGGACAACCGGCCGGTCCGGGGCTGGCGCGAGGCAGAGCCCGGGTGGTAACAAAACCGGAACAGCTTGCAGATTTTCAACGGGGGGAAATCCTGGTGTGCGACGCGGTCGATCCGGTCATGACGGTGGTGGCACCGCTGGCAGCCGCCGTGGTCGAACGGCGCGGCGGCATGCTGATTCACGGGGCCATTATTGCTCGTGAGTACGGATTACCCTGCGTTACCGGCGTCCCTGATGCCACGCAACGTATTCGCAATGGCGACCGCCTGACGGTCGATGGCTATATGGGCCTTGTGATACGGCATGGCATGGAGACGTTGAACCCTGTCCCGCCGGCGGGCTGA
- a CDS encoding phospholipid scramblase-related protein, with the protein MERLTSAEGLVVSQKKEWGEILTGFETRNRYRIMDTQGQDLLLAAEEGGNLLLRWFLKALRPFTVQVRGMDNNSMLRVRRPFRFFFHEAQISDAAGKPLGTIRRQFALLRRIYTVTDAQGRDLCQLFGPILRPWTFQVLQGGIEQGKICKKWSGLLKEGFTDADNFGVTFPPGWSNEHKALLLGAVFLIDFVHFEKR; encoded by the coding sequence ATGGAACGATTAACGAGCGCCGAAGGCCTGGTCGTCAGTCAGAAAAAAGAATGGGGCGAAATCCTTACGGGATTCGAAACCCGCAATCGCTACCGGATAATGGACACGCAGGGACAGGACCTGTTGCTCGCCGCCGAAGAGGGAGGTAACCTGCTGCTGCGCTGGTTTCTGAAGGCGTTACGCCCGTTCACGGTTCAGGTGCGGGGCATGGATAACAACAGTATGCTGCGGGTACGGCGCCCCTTCCGCTTCTTTTTCCACGAAGCGCAGATCAGCGATGCTGCAGGGAAGCCCCTTGGCACCATCCGCCGCCAATTTGCTCTGCTGCGGCGCATCTATACGGTAACCGATGCCCAGGGCAGGGATCTTTGCCAGTTGTTCGGCCCGATTCTGCGTCCCTGGACTTTCCAGGTTCTGCAGGGAGGAATCGAACAGGGAAAAATCTGTAAAAAATGGAGCGGGCTGCTCAAGGAAGGCTTTACCGATGCGGACAACTTCGGGGTAACCTTTCCGCCGGGCTGGAGCAACGAACACAAAGCCCTGCTCCTGGGAGCGGTATTTCTTATCGATTTTGTGCATTTCGAAAAACGCTGA
- a CDS encoding tRNA threonylcarbamoyladenosine dehydratase, giving the protein MQEHRFDRLERLIGSDGLQNLSGRSVAVIGIGGVGSYAAEALARAGVGRLTLVDFDRIAPSNINRQIHALEYTVGRAKVEVMAERCLAINPEVDVRPRHVFYSAETDEGLLADGYDYLLDCIDSITAKLHLIESSKRRGIPVISAMGAANKLDPTLIRVGDLSRTQKCRMARIMRKELGRRGIRSGIKVVYSLEEFRPLSDAPSAAASLPSASPESTPARPRVTLGSSSYIPPIFGLTMAGEVIQSLLDQAP; this is encoded by the coding sequence ATGCAAGAACACCGTTTCGACCGCCTGGAACGACTTATCGGCAGCGACGGCCTGCAAAATCTGAGCGGCAGGTCCGTCGCCGTGATCGGCATTGGCGGCGTCGGCAGTTATGCTGCCGAAGCCCTGGCCCGCGCAGGTGTCGGACGTCTGACCCTGGTCGATTTCGACCGTATCGCGCCGAGCAATATAAACCGTCAGATCCATGCTCTTGAATATACCGTCGGTCGCGCCAAGGTCGAGGTTATGGCTGAGCGCTGCCTGGCCATCAATCCCGAAGTCGACGTGCGCCCCCGCCACGTTTTTTACAGCGCCGAGACCGACGAGGGGCTGCTGGCCGATGGGTATGACTATCTGCTCGACTGCATCGACAGCATCACGGCCAAACTGCACCTTATCGAGAGCAGCAAACGGCGCGGTATTCCGGTGATCTCCGCCATGGGCGCCGCCAACAAGCTCGACCCGACCCTGATCCGCGTCGGCGATCTGTCGCGGACGCAGAAGTGCCGCATGGCGCGCATCATGCGCAAGGAACTCGGCCGCCGCGGCATTCGCAGCGGTATCAAGGTGGTTTATTCTTTAGAAGAGTTCCGCCCCCTTTCCGATGCCCCATCGGCCGCCGCCAGTCTGCCGTCGGCCTCGCCGGAGTCGACGCCGGCGCGACCACGCGTCACCCTCGGCAGTTCCTCCTACATTCCTCCCATCTTCGGTCTGACCATGGCCGGTGAAGTGATTCAGTCCTTGCTTGATCAGGCGCCATGA
- a CDS encoding TIGR03905 family TSCPD domain-containing protein produces the protein MNIRYQTEKTCAKLIDIQLEGDIVTGVQFTGGCSGNAQGVGALVKNRPIGEVVDLLRGIDCGGKGTSCPDQLAKALQETGTSSS, from the coding sequence ATGAACATCCGATATCAAACTGAAAAAACCTGCGCCAAACTTATCGATATTCAACTTGAAGGTGACATCGTAACCGGCGTGCAATTTACCGGCGGTTGTTCCGGCAATGCCCAGGGTGTTGGGGCCCTGGTGAAAAATCGTCCCATAGGCGAAGTTGTCGACCTGTTGCGCGGTATCGACTGCGGCGGCAAGGGCACCAGCTGCCCCGATCAACTGGCAAAGGCTCTGCAAGAAACAGGTACCTCTTCATCGTAG
- a CDS encoding TRAP transporter small permease: MTRRILEKFDRLVGGIEDWALFLSVILALLVALANVALRKLTPVSLYWSDEVVRKAIFFSAFIGCSAAVRRRALIRIDALPQLLPVLKKPLTLLSHLGVLLFAAVIIHLGWKFTLVAFHDPYARTSTLQIREWWFYAVLPTMGVFLAVHTLLVMIEDWFGKRDGADPGPAA, translated from the coding sequence ATGACACGACGCATTCTGGAAAAATTTGATCGCCTGGTTGGCGGGATCGAAGATTGGGCGCTGTTTCTGAGCGTGATCCTGGCCTTGTTGGTGGCCCTGGCCAATGTGGCGCTGCGCAAATTAACACCTGTCAGCCTCTACTGGTCCGACGAAGTGGTGCGCAAAGCCATCTTTTTCTCGGCATTTATCGGTTGCAGTGCCGCGGTACGGCGCCGTGCGCTGATTCGCATTGACGCCCTGCCGCAGTTGTTGCCGGTATTGAAAAAGCCGCTGACATTATTGAGCCATCTGGGCGTGCTGCTTTTTGCAGCGGTGATCATACACCTCGGGTGGAAGTTTACCCTTGTCGCTTTTCACGATCCCTATGCCCGGACCTCGACGCTGCAGATTCGCGAATGGTGGTTCTATGCCGTTTTGCCCACCATGGGGGTTTTTCTGGCGGTGCATACCCTGCTGGTGATGATCGAAGATTGGTTCGGAAAACGTGACGGGGCCGATCCCGGTCCGGCCGCTTGA
- a CDS encoding TRAP transporter large permease has protein sequence MDSQVFIILALLLGCLATTVPVFISLFFAGLVGLMVAGIDAQIVVEVLYRSMDKFALIVVLFFVLCGNIMTSGSIVQKLIKTADALVGFLPGGLAMAGILACGFFGAISGSTVATVVAIGGFMIPALIKHGYDPAFSVGLMTTAPVLGVVIPPSISMILYAMISNDSLEALFLTGFVPGLMIIVAMSVYAGLFCRQRGQQTRRRPSMKELLAVLRESIWALLLPVLIFGGIYSGIFTANEAAVVACFYAFVVEIFIHKDLRLRDVKKVVVSSAITSATLLVIVSGASVFGEYLTFEQIPEHIAQAVVGSVQSPWVFLMAVNLLLLVVGMFMDIISATLILTPIFLPLLSRFGIDSLHFGLLMTLNLGIGYCTPPLGVSLYISGAVADRNLLYVSRAVLPFLLIQITLLLLLTYIPELVLWLPRLVYG, from the coding sequence ATGGATTCACAAGTTTTTATTATCCTGGCATTGCTGCTGGGCTGTCTCGCCACCACCGTTCCCGTCTTCATCTCGCTGTTTTTCGCAGGCCTGGTCGGCTTGATGGTAGCCGGCATCGATGCGCAGATCGTTGTCGAGGTGCTGTATCGCAGCATGGACAAATTCGCCTTGATCGTGGTGCTGTTTTTTGTACTGTGCGGCAACATCATGACCAGCGGCAGCATTGTGCAGAAGCTCATCAAAACCGCCGATGCGCTGGTCGGGTTTCTGCCCGGCGGCCTGGCCATGGCCGGGATACTGGCGTGCGGGTTTTTCGGCGCCATCTCCGGATCGACGGTAGCGACGGTAGTGGCCATCGGCGGCTTCATGATTCCGGCGCTGATCAAGCATGGCTACGATCCCGCGTTCAGTGTCGGCCTGATGACCACCGCACCGGTCTTGGGAGTGGTGATCCCGCCCTCCATTTCCATGATCCTTTATGCGATGATCTCCAACGATTCGCTGGAGGCGCTGTTCCTTACCGGGTTTGTGCCGGGCCTGATGATTATCGTGGCCATGTCCGTTTATGCCGGGCTGTTCTGCCGGCAGCGCGGCCAACAGACCCGCCGCCGCCCGTCCATGAAAGAACTGCTGGCGGTGCTGCGTGAAAGCATCTGGGCGCTGCTGTTGCCGGTATTGATCTTCGGCGGCATCTATTCAGGCATTTTCACCGCCAACGAAGCGGCCGTGGTCGCCTGTTTTTATGCGTTTGTGGTGGAAATTTTCATTCATAAGGACCTGCGCCTGCGGGACGTGAAAAAGGTGGTGGTGTCCTCGGCGATCACCTCCGCAACCTTGTTGGTAATCGTTTCCGGCGCCTCGGTCTTCGGCGAATATCTGACCTTTGAACAGATCCCGGAGCATATCGCCCAAGCGGTAGTCGGCAGCGTGCAAAGTCCCTGGGTTTTTCTGATGGCCGTCAACCTGCTGCTGCTGGTGGTGGGAATGTTCATGGACATCATATCCGCCACCCTGATCCTGACGCCGATCTTCTTGCCTCTGCTGAGCCGCTTCGGCATCGACAGCCTGCATTTCGGCCTGCTCATGACCCTCAATCTCGGCATCGGGTATTGTACCCCGCCGCTGGGCGTGTCGCTGTATATTTCCGGCGCCGTGGCCGACCGCAATTTGCTCTATGTATCCCGCGCGGTACTGCCGTTCCTGCTCATCCAGATCACTTTGTTGCTGCTTTTGACCTACATACCCGAACTGGTGCTGTGGTTGCCGCGCCTGGTGTACGGATAA
- a CDS encoding TRAP transporter substrate-binding protein has translation MKKTVMMAVLILSVVFCGLTGCQKEQDPSQQEPSAPEKAAAAKKDPLVGWQPQFDPSSAQYTYLLSNLDHPTIEGVAVGYHIRDKVWERSGGRLYVDYRPLSQLGQEKGVLSKLKLGAVQGVLCSSVAAANISDTLGIVNLPFVIDSADKLEQFRNDPELFDEFRNSALRQGLMVVDITSYGSYGWATNTPVRTLAEARQVNFRIAQAPVNTDFYRAWGMKFTVMPWGDVPQALQTGVIDGLDHTPTVCNITHKFEVARYFTRVDYAQGLFIHLMNKAWLERLPEDLRRILLEVIAEESAAARQRARVQQQEQIAAAEAVGVQFFELAAEDRAELIRLSEPVYATWGAKIGAEYLAKVRQRLAR, from the coding sequence ATGAAGAAAACCGTGATGATGGCTGTGTTAATCCTGAGCGTCGTTTTCTGCGGACTTACGGGATGCCAGAAAGAGCAGGACCCATCCCAGCAGGAACCGTCGGCACCGGAAAAGGCCGCTGCTGCCAAAAAGGATCCGTTGGTTGGTTGGCAGCCGCAGTTTGATCCCTCTTCAGCCCAATATACCTACCTGTTGTCCAATCTTGATCATCCGACCATCGAAGGGGTGGCTGTCGGCTACCATATCCGCGACAAAGTATGGGAGCGCAGCGGCGGGCGGTTGTATGTCGATTACCGTCCCTTGTCTCAACTCGGTCAGGAGAAGGGCGTTCTGAGCAAACTGAAGCTCGGAGCAGTGCAAGGCGTACTCTGCTCTTCGGTGGCCGCCGCCAACATCTCGGATACCCTGGGTATCGTCAATCTACCCTTTGTTATCGATAGCGCGGACAAACTGGAGCAGTTCCGCAACGATCCCGAACTGTTCGATGAATTCCGCAACAGCGCCCTGCGTCAGGGGCTGATGGTCGTCGACATCACCAGCTACGGTTCCTACGGCTGGGCCACCAATACCCCGGTCCGCACCCTCGCCGAAGCCCGCCAGGTTAATTTCCGTATCGCCCAGGCGCCGGTCAACACCGATTTTTATCGCGCCTGGGGCATGAAATTCACGGTCATGCCCTGGGGTGACGTGCCTCAGGCCCTGCAGACCGGTGTAATCGACGGTCTCGATCATACTCCGACGGTCTGCAACATCACCCACAAGTTCGAGGTCGCCCGTTATTTCACACGTGTTGATTACGCTCAGGGACTGTTCATTCATCTCATGAACAAAGCCTGGCTCGAGCGCCTGCCCGAAGACCTGCGCCGGATACTGCTGGAAGTCATCGCCGAGGAGAGTGCCGCTGCGCGCCAGCGCGCTCGCGTGCAGCAGCAGGAGCAGATCGCTGCCGCCGAAGCTGTCGGCGTACAGTTTTTTGAACTGGCTGCCGAGGATCGCGCGGAGCTCATTCGGTTGAGCGAACCTGTTTATGCAACCTGGGGAGCGAAAATAGGGGCTGAATACCTGGCCAAAGTACGCCAGCGCCTGGCCCGATAA
- a CDS encoding SHOCT domain-containing protein — translation MMQKNAISRRIAAVRVKPLAALVLTLAIMLASVTVPDAEAGNQVRLWKHRDQYVRLESQDRGAQPSGPNDHPVTLAPERIREMLGSLDVRYPKRDKIEPLFTSSELNTLQDAVSKGLAKATAGQDVTFAIVGIHRGLMSFSHDRSVTTGRIFFSKGKLNLILGRLHEEYNEEEDRRMHPFVPGRRKYKAPRSWETEKPYEIVKQGGVALKKQGDIERYDWLMLDPDPKLWKAIRAEKKAAKETAKAAFQEASQVRQKSAEVSAEQERLRAELESLKKDMQAIKQAPAVVPAATQASRPEAGDSVKVRLRRLKDLRDEELITEDEYRAKRQEILDSL, via the coding sequence ATGATGCAGAAAAATGCAATTTCCCGGCGGATTGCCGCCGTACGGGTTAAACCCCTCGCTGCGCTGGTCTTGACCCTGGCGATAATGCTTGCTTCGGTGACGGTTCCCGATGCCGAGGCTGGCAATCAAGTGAGACTCTGGAAGCACCGAGATCAATATGTTCGCCTGGAGTCGCAGGACCGAGGCGCTCAGCCGAGTGGGCCCAATGATCATCCGGTCACCCTGGCGCCGGAGCGGATTCGGGAAATGCTCGGGTCTCTGGATGTCCGCTACCCGAAACGGGACAAGATCGAGCCGCTGTTCACCTCGTCGGAACTGAATACCCTGCAGGATGCTGTCAGCAAGGGCCTGGCCAAGGCGACCGCCGGGCAGGACGTGACCTTCGCCATCGTTGGTATTCACAGGGGGCTGATGTCTTTTTCCCACGATCGCTCGGTAACCACCGGGCGGATCTTTTTCTCCAAAGGCAAGCTCAACCTGATTCTCGGCCGACTGCATGAAGAATATAACGAAGAGGAAGATCGTCGCATGCACCCCTTCGTTCCCGGTCGCCGCAAATACAAGGCGCCCCGCTCCTGGGAAACGGAAAAACCCTATGAAATCGTTAAGCAAGGCGGGGTGGCTCTCAAAAAGCAGGGCGACATTGAACGCTACGACTGGTTGATGCTGGATCCCGATCCCAAATTATGGAAAGCCATCCGCGCGGAAAAGAAAGCTGCCAAAGAAACCGCCAAGGCCGCTTTCCAGGAAGCCAGCCAGGTTCGTCAGAAAAGCGCCGAGGTCAGTGCCGAGCAGGAGCGCCTGCGTGCCGAACTGGAATCCTTGAAAAAGGACATGCAGGCCATCAAGCAGGCTCCGGCGGTCGTTCCCGCCGCGACCCAGGCAAGCCGACCCGAGGCAGGGGATTCCGTTAAAGTTCGCCTGCGTCGGCTGAAGGACCTGCGCGACGAAGAACTCATCACGGAAGACGAATACCGGG
- a CDS encoding TatD family hydrolase translates to MEKYSMLFDTHVHLDRLPAEMDPISEVAQARRVGIGHFLVPGVDPRDWHALLSMVESIPGTLAAPGTHPLASASWNSEFAAVLEEMLSRESVAAVGEIGLDGSPGMPAAAVQEQVLREQLGIAIAADLPVVLHCRKATGRLLEILRQESAHRVGGIWHGFSGSLETARAAMGLGFGLAFGGPLTWPGARRAPQVLQALPADWIVLESDAPDLAPSPFRGQTNRPSYLGVIAEQVGFLRHWSPQTTARITTANALRLLRLGTE, encoded by the coding sequence ATGGAAAAATATTCAATGCTGTTCGACACCCATGTCCATCTCGATCGCCTGCCGGCGGAGATGGACCCCATATCCGAAGTGGCACAGGCCCGACGCGTGGGCATCGGCCACTTTCTGGTGCCGGGCGTCGACCCCCGGGATTGGCATGCCCTGCTGTCGATGGTTGAATCCATACCGGGCACTCTTGCCGCCCCCGGGACGCACCCTCTGGCGAGCGCCAGCTGGAATTCCGAGTTTGCAGCCGTACTCGAAGAAATGCTTTCCCGCGAGTCTGTCGCGGCCGTGGGCGAGATCGGCCTCGACGGCAGCCCCGGCATGCCGGCGGCTGCGGTGCAGGAACAGGTCCTACGGGAGCAATTAGGTATAGCCATTGCGGCAGATCTTCCGGTGGTGTTGCATTGCCGTAAGGCTACCGGCCGTCTGCTGGAAATTCTGCGGCAGGAATCCGCGCACCGGGTCGGTGGTATCTGGCACGGTTTTTCCGGAAGTCTGGAAACCGCGCGCGCGGCCATGGGCCTTGGCTTCGGCCTGGCCTTCGGCGGTCCGTTGACCTGGCCCGGTGCCCGCCGGGCCCCGCAAGTGCTGCAGGCCTTGCCCGCCGATTGGATCGTGCTGGAAAGCGATGCGCCGGACTTGGCGCCCAGCCCCTTTCGCGGTCAAACCAATCGTCCCAGTTACCTCGGGGTAATCGCCGAGCAGGTCGGCTTTTTGCGGCATTGGTCTCCACAAACTACTGCCCGGATCACCACGGCTAATGCGTTGCGGCTACTGCGCCTTGGTACCGAATGA
- a CDS encoding dodecin produces the protein MYGKERVYKKVEVIGVSPTSIDDAIKAALHRAHHSLEKVSWFEVEEMRGHVNDDGEIAEYQVILKVAFKLK, from the coding sequence ATGTACGGCAAAGAGCGCGTGTACAAAAAAGTGGAAGTCATCGGGGTTTCGCCAACAAGCATCGACGATGCCATCAAGGCGGCTTTGCACCGGGCCCATCATTCCCTGGAAAAGGTATCCTGGTTCGAAGTCGAGGAAATGCGCGGTCACGTCAATGATGACGGCGAAATCGCGGAATACCAGGTCATCCTGAAGGTGGCCTTCAAACTTAAATAG
- a CDS encoding pyridoxamine 5'-phosphate oxidase family protein, with amino-acid sequence MHGTQALAEIIRELLAQQHLGVLATNADGAPHPSLVGFKALEDMRGLLFVTGRATRKFGNLKRDNRASMLIDNRSHRAADFRLAMALTAQGRVKEIDTKTNMAMMAVYIERFPHLEEFARSPGCALMSLQVERYSLVRRFQDVVELIF; translated from the coding sequence TTGCACGGTACACAGGCACTGGCAGAAATCATTCGCGAACTGCTAGCCCAACAACACCTTGGCGTGCTGGCAACAAATGCGGACGGAGCGCCGCATCCCAGCCTGGTTGGCTTCAAGGCCCTGGAGGATATGCGCGGCCTGCTGTTCGTAACCGGACGCGCGACTCGCAAGTTCGGCAATTTGAAGCGGGATAATCGTGCCTCCATGCTGATCGACAACCGCTCTCATCGAGCCGCGGATTTTCGTCTGGCCATGGCACTGACGGCCCAAGGCAGGGTTAAAGAGATCGACACCAAAACCAATATGGCGATGATGGCTGTGTACATTGAACGGTTTCCCCACCTGGAGGAGTTTGCCCGTTCACCCGGGTGCGCTCTTATGTCCCTGCAGGTGGAGCGATACTCGCTGGTACGCCGTTTTCAGGACGTTGTGGAGCTGATCTTCTGA